Proteins co-encoded in one Sander vitreus isolate 19-12246 chromosome 9, sanVit1, whole genome shotgun sequence genomic window:
- the lpl2a gene encoding lipoprotein lipase: MKAWRLRFLYFLVLNAAVQYVTSLEEELSDSIFGNFLDPLKDLFDHKDDSNQSVAKFSLRKPSHPDDDLCYIVPGKPDSLAACTFNSTSKTFLVIHGWTLSGMYGSWVATLVSALYDREQTANVIVVDWLTSAQNHYVVAAQNTKTVGREIARFIDWIEETTNMPLENIHLIGYSLGAHVAGFAGSHATNKVGRITGLDPAGPDFEGEHAHRRLSPDDAHFVDVLHTFTRGSLGLSIGIQQPVGHVDIYPNGGSFQPGCNLRGALEKIANFGLFAITDAVKCEHERSVHLFIDSLLNEQEAAKAYRCGSNDMFDRGMCLSCRKSRCNAVGYDISKVRKARNVQMYTKTRASMPFRVYHYQLKIHFSSKVNRSEMEPSLTVSLYGTKGETENLELKLKEKIATNKTHSFLLVTEKDIGDLLMLKFKWEETNGWSASNMLKMVSSWWSGDSDSGDMKVHKIRIRAGETQQKMVFCVKDPEAQKLTQEVTFVKCKDTWRTNLTRTPKRVTLENH; the protein is encoded by the exons ATGAAAGCGTGGCGACTTCGGTTTCTGTACTTTCTGGTGTTGAATGCAGCTGTGCAGTATGTGACGTCTCTGGAAGAAGAGCTCTCCGATTCTATTTTTG GTAACTTCCTCGACCCTCTGAAAGACTTGTTTGACCACAAGGATGACAGCAATCAAAGTGTCGCCAAATTCTCCCTCAGAAAACCATCCCATCCCGATGATGACCTGTGCTACATTGTTCCAGGCAAACCTGACTCCCTGGCAGCCTGCACCTTTAACAGCACCTCCAAAACCTTCCTGGTAATCCACGGATGGACG TTGAGTGGGATGTATGGAAGCTGGGTGGCGACACTGGTATCAGCGCTGTACGACAGAGAGCAGACGGCCAACGTCATCGTGGTGGACTGGCTTACCTCGGCACAGAACCACTATGTAGTTGCAGCTCAGAACACCAAAACAGTGGGACGCGAGATCGCTCGCTTCATCGATTGGATCGAG GAAACCACCAACATGCCTCTAGAGAACATCCACCTGATTGGCTACAGCCTCGGGGCTCATGTGGCAGGATTTGCTGGAAGCCACGCAACTAATAAAGTCGGAAGAataactg gTCTGGACCCAGCTGGTCCTGACTTTGAGGGAGAGCATGCACACAGGCGTCTGTCTCCGGATGACGCTCACTTTGTGGACGTCCTCCACACCTTCACACGGGGCTCCCTGGGTCTCAGCATCGGGATCCAGCAGCCTGTCGGCCACGTAGACATTTACCCAAACGGCGGCAGCTTCCAGCCGGGCTGCAACCTCAGGGGGGCCCTGGAGAAGATCGCTAACTTTGGGTTATTTG CTATTACTGATGCAGTGAAGTGCGAACACGAGCGCTCTGTCCACCTGTTCATCGACTCTCTGCTGAACGAGCAGGAAGCAGCCAAGGCCTACAGATGCGGAAGCAACGACATGTTTGACCGCGGCATGTGTCTCAGTTGCCGCAAAAGCCGCTGCAATGCAGTGGGATACGACATCAGCAAGGTCCGCAAGGCGCGCAACGTTCAGATGTACACCAAAACACGAGCCTCCATGCCTTTCAGAG TTTACCACTATCAACTGAAGATCCACTTCTCCAGTAAGGTGAATCGTTCAGAGATGGAGCCGTCACTCACTGTCTCACTGTACGGAACAAAAGGAGAGACTGAAAACCTGGAGCTTAAACT AAAGGAGAAAATAGCAACGAATAAGACACATTCATTCCTGCTCGTGACAGAGAAAGATATCGGAGATTTGTTGATGTTGAAGTTTAAATGGGAGGAGACAAACGGTTGGTCAGCCTCCAACATGTTGAAGATGGTTTCCTCTTGGTGGTCCGGTGACTCAGACAGCGGCGACATGAAGGTTCACAAGATCCGCATCCGAGCTGGCGAGACCCAACAAAA GATGGTGTTCTGTGTAAAAGACCCTGAAGCTCAGAAATTGACACAAGAGGTCACATTTGTTAAATGTAAGGATACGTGGAGGACGAACCTGACACGAACTCCAAAAAG aGTAACTCTGGAGAACCACTGA
- the lpla gene encoding lipoprotein lipase translates to MGKKKICFLSVWISLGNIFATLSSDPELTTTVFVNTTVTASPLPTTTEWITDYTDIVSKFSLRTVDIPDEDMCYIEAGRPETIKECEFNSETQSFIVIHGWTVTGMFESWVPKLVSALYDREPGANVIVVDWLTRANQHYPTSAAYTKLVGRDVAKFVTWIQKELQLPWERIHLLGYSLGAHVAGVAGDLTDHKISRITGLDPAGPTFEHADNQNTLSRDDAQFVDVLHTNTRGSPDRSIGIQRPVGHIDIYPNGGTFQPGCDISNTLMGIALEGIKGLQNMDQLVKCSHERSIHLFIDSLLNTQQQSLAYRCNSREAFNKGLCLSCRKNRCNKLGYNINKVRMTRSVKMYLKTREMMPYKVFHYQVKVHFFSKDPLSFTEQPMKISLYGTHGEKEDISFVLPVLNGNTTFSFLITTDVDIGDLMIVKLRWEKDTIISWSDWWGGSKFYIRKLRIKSGETQSKVIFSAKEGEFAYLVRGGEDGVFVKSKEDTMNRKEKLMHKLKMQGSLFGLNDA, encoded by the exons atgggaaaaaaaaaaatctgctttttGTCTGTTTGGATAAGTTTGGGAAACATCTTTGCAACTTTGTCTTCTGATCCTGAACTCACCACCACTGTTTTTG TAAACACCACAGTCACCGCTTCTCCCCTGCCGACCACTACTGAATGGATCACAGACTACACTGACATTGTGTCCAAGTTCTCCCTGCGCACTGTGGACATCCCAGATGAAGACATGTGCTACATTGAGGCCGGCAGGCCAGAAACAATCAAAGAGTGTGAATTCAACTCAGAAACACAGAGCTTCATTGTGATACATGGCTGGACG GTGACAGGGATGTTTGAGAGCTGGGTGCCCAAACTGGTGTCAGCTCTCTATGACCGTGAGCCCGGTGCCAATGTGATCGTGGTGGACTGGCTGACCCGTGCCAACCAGCACTACCCGACCTCTGCAGCCTACACTAAACTAGTTGGCCGCGACGTGGCCAAGTTTGTTACATGGATACAA AAAGAGCTGCAGCTGCCCTGGGAGAGGATTCATCTCCTGGGATACAGTCTGGGAGCACATGTGGCTGGAGTTGCCGGAGACCTCACAGACCATAAAATCAGCAGGATCACAG GCCTGGATCCCGCTGGTCCCACCTTTGAGCACGCAGACAACCAGAACACCCTATCCCGAGACGATGCCCAGTTTGTGGACGTCCTACACACCAACACCAGGGGCTCCCCGGACCGCAGCATCGGCATCCAGAGACCCGTGGGCCACATCGACATTTACCCCAACGGAGGCACTTTCCAGCCGGGTTGCGACATCTCAAATACATTGATGGGGATCGCACTGGAAGGCATCAAGGGCCTCCAAA ATATGGACCAGCTTGTCAAATGTTCCCACGAGCGCTCGATCCATCTGTTCATCGACTCTCTGCTGAACACCCAGCAGCAGAGCTTGGCCTACCGCTGCAACTCCAGAGAGGCCTTCAACAAGGGTCTGTGCCTCAGCTGCAGGAAAAACCGCTGCAACAAGCTGGGCTACAACATCAACAAGGTCCGCATGACCCGCAGCGTCAAGATGTATCTTAAGACTCGTGAAATGATGCCTTACAAAG TTTTCCACTATCAAGTGAAGGTACATTTCTTCAGCAAGGACCCACTGAGCTTCACCGAGCAGCCAATGAAGATTTCTCTGTATGGAACCCACGGAGAGAAGGAGGACATTTCCTTTGTCCT GCCGGTCCTGAATGGTAACACCACTTTCTCCTTCCTCATCACCACCGATGTGGACATTGGAGACCTGATGATTGTGAAGCTGCGCTGGGAGAAGGACACAATCATCAGCTGGTCAGACTGGTGGGGCGGTAGCAAGTTCTATATCCGAAAGCTGCGCATTAAATCCGGGGAGACCCAGTCCAA GGTGATCTTCAGCGCGAAGGAAGGAGAGTTTGCCTACCTCGTCAGGGGAGGAGAAGATGGAGTCTTTGTCAAGTCAAAAGAAGACACCATGAACCGTAAAGAGAAATT GATGCACAAGCTGAAAATGCAGGGCAGTCTTTTTGGGCTGAATGATGCTTGA